The region GAAATCGGTAATGGCATAAATTCTTCTGTTTCACGGCAAGCATATCCAAACATTAACCCTTGATCTCCAGCTCCAATCACGGCTTCTTGCTCATCGAATTCTCGTGCTTCAAGTGATTCATTAACCCCTTGTGCGATATCTGGTGATTGAGCATTTAACTCAACCATGACACGACAGTTATTAGCATCTAATCCAATCTCTTTTGCTATGTAGCCAATTTCACGAATCGTTTCACGAACAACAGATTCAAAATCAACACTTGCCGTTGTTGTAATTTCCCCTGTTACTAACACTAAATCTTTAGATGCAACGGTTTCGCAAGCCACGCGAGCCATTGGATCTTGTGCTACGATGGCATCTAAAATAGCATCTGAAATCTGATCACAAACTTTATCCGGATGCCCTTCTGTAACTGATTCTGATGTAAATAATTTACGCTGTTTCATCGATGATTTCTTCCTCTCTTTTTTTACTTGATACTAATAAAGCAAGTTCCCTTAATACTTTACATGCCACTAACGTTGAGACATTCGATTGATCATAATGCGGACTTAACTCAACCAAGTCGGCTCCTACTAACTCAACCTCTGCGTTCTTAAGTGCCGTAAACACTGTTTCTAGCTCACGATAAGTAATGCCTCCCGCTTCTGGAGTTCCTGTTCCAGGGAAAATGGATGGATCTAACACATCTAAATCAAGTGTGACATACACTGGACATCCTTTTAAAGACTTCAGAACTTTAGCGACACTGTGAACCGTAAACGGCTCCATATAAGTATGGTAATCTTTTAATGCAAAATTAAACTCTTCCTTTGTTCCCGAACGAATTCCAAATTGAAAAATATGTCCATCCCCAAGTAAATCATGTATACGACGAATGACTGTCGCATGGGATAACGTCTCATTATGATACGTCTGACGCAAGTCTGTATGAGCATCAAAGTGAAGCACATGAATATCTTGATACTTTTCAAAAAGAGCCTCCATGACTGGAAGAGTAACCAAATGCTCTCCTCCAATCATCAACGGCTTTTTCCCTGCTTCTAATACTTCTTTTGTCACTTCTTTAATTTCTTCTAGACATTTTATTGTATTACCATTCGATAAATTGACATCCCCTAAATCACAAATCTTGAAGTCTTCTAAATCTAAATCAAGCAATGGACTGTAGGTCTCGATTCCTTCTGATTCACATCGAAGTTGTCCAGCCGCAAAACGTGTTCCAGGACGATAAGAGGTCGTTCCATCAAAAGGAGCCCCAAAGACAACCACTTCTGCTTCTTCAAAACTGACATCCATTGCCATAAACGTTGCACGATTACTTAATCGTTTTTGCATCTTCTAACATCTCCTTCACATAAGTTGGGAGCATAAATGACCCCATATGTAAATCTGTATTATAATACTTCGTTTTCAACCCTAAAGCTTGCCATTTATCTACTTTAGCATCTAGAAGTGGATCAAGCGTTTTAGAAGCAAAGCCAAATAACCAATGCCCTGATGGATAAGTTGGAATATGTGCTTGATACACTTTAGAAATTGGGAAAATTCGATGAATCTTCTCATGTGCTCGCTTCATTTCATGTGCATTATGAGCAAAATATGGACTTTCATTTTGATTCACTAAAATTCCATCTTTT is a window of Turicibacter sanguinis DNA encoding:
- the speB gene encoding agmatinase; translation: MQKRLSNRATFMAMDVSFEEAEVVVFGAPFDGTTSYRPGTRFAAGQLRCESEGIETYSPLLDLDLEDFKICDLGDVNLSNGNTIKCLEEIKEVTKEVLEAGKKPLMIGGEHLVTLPVMEALFEKYQDIHVLHFDAHTDLRQTYHNETLSHATVIRRIHDLLGDGHIFQFGIRSGTKEEFNFALKDYHTYMEPFTVHSVAKVLKSLKGCPVYVTLDLDVLDPSIFPGTGTPEAGGITYRELETVFTALKNAEVELVGADLVELSPHYDQSNVSTLVACKVLRELALLVSSKKREEEIIDETA